One Synechococcus sp. PROS-9-1 DNA window includes the following coding sequences:
- the dacB gene encoding D-alanyl-D-alanine carboxypeptidase/D-alanyl-D-alanine-endopeptidase, protein MKAALLSLTLAATTSTSMPSRAEPPLLTPPPPPSDQPLPDLQQRGRSCGALQQALNRLIAPVAWAWSVSVVNSNGDLLGDVNGAMARIPASNQKLISTAFALDQLGPDFRLRTQLVQRADGTLELKGQGDPDLGIAGLQRFAMAAMGQGGALGTSADPVNLMVREEPRQNWWPHDWHPADRAYAYGAPITRLALTSNALGGAVSDPYQRFETLFKKEVKRRGGAIKVQQARPINNTQRAEQSGDQIVLHEETSAPMHALLSLANTESHNFTAEVLLRQAADQWDVRAASAAAHHWMHQQGIPVGGLRVADGSGLSRNNRVSSQTIAALLMRMDQHPLAAFYQASMAIAGQRGTLRNYFIGSPIQGKFWGKTGTIRGVRSISGILQTSDGPRYVSMISNGANRPNATIGQILRTVYNLSPCPSSI, encoded by the coding sequence ATGAAAGCAGCCCTCCTTTCCCTAACGCTAGCGGCAACCACTTCTACGTCGATGCCTAGTCGGGCCGAGCCTCCCTTACTCACCCCTCCACCACCGCCCTCCGACCAGCCCCTTCCTGATCTTCAACAACGGGGTCGCTCATGTGGAGCTTTACAGCAAGCGTTGAATCGCCTGATTGCTCCCGTTGCCTGGGCTTGGAGCGTGTCTGTGGTCAACAGCAATGGTGATCTGCTGGGTGACGTGAATGGCGCGATGGCACGCATTCCAGCCTCCAACCAAAAACTCATCAGTACAGCCTTCGCTCTCGACCAATTAGGTCCAGATTTCCGCTTGCGGACACAGTTAGTCCAACGTGCTGATGGAACCCTTGAGCTCAAGGGTCAAGGTGATCCTGATCTTGGAATTGCCGGTTTACAGCGTTTTGCCATGGCTGCTATGGGCCAGGGAGGAGCGCTGGGAACCTCAGCCGATCCAGTGAACTTGATGGTTCGAGAGGAACCTCGTCAAAATTGGTGGCCGCACGATTGGCACCCCGCAGATCGCGCCTATGCCTATGGAGCCCCGATTACTCGTCTTGCCTTAACCAGTAACGCCTTAGGAGGTGCCGTAAGCGACCCCTATCAACGGTTCGAGACGTTGTTCAAGAAAGAAGTGAAACGGCGTGGCGGAGCCATCAAAGTTCAACAAGCGCGACCCATCAACAACACCCAACGGGCAGAACAAAGCGGCGATCAGATCGTTCTGCATGAGGAGACCTCTGCTCCGATGCATGCTCTGCTAAGCCTTGCCAACACTGAAAGTCATAACTTCACGGCAGAAGTCTTGCTGAGACAAGCAGCTGACCAATGGGATGTCAGAGCGGCATCGGCGGCCGCACACCATTGGATGCATCAACAAGGAATCCCAGTGGGGGGGCTCAGGGTTGCAGACGGCAGTGGTCTCTCGCGCAACAACCGTGTGTCGAGTCAGACCATCGCGGCGTTGTTGATGCGGATGGATCAACATCCTTTAGCCGCCTTTTACCAAGCTTCGATGGCGATTGCTGGACAGCGAGGAACGCTGCGCAATTACTTCATCGGCTCACCAATCCAAGGCAAGTTTTGGGGGAAAACAGGAACCATCAGAGGGGTGCGCTCGATTTCTGGGATTCTCCAAACGAGCGACGGCCCGCGGTACGTGAGCATGATCTCGAATGGTGCCAACCGACCGAACGCAACGATCGGCCAGATTTTGAGGACCGTTTATAACCTCAGCCCGTGCCCTTCATCGATCTGA
- a CDS encoding DUF4330 domain-containing protein, with translation MALRDRLRGLSVLDATAGLIALVAVGGVLWSPKLSNALAKANGSVKSVQVMVDVRRVSAADPEALIQDALASGRTSIIIRNQPAGSVKLIRVDDINQVLVEVQPDGSVVTATDPNPTNVGTLNARFVLEGDATVSKSGVVLAGTKLKVGTPVELEGALYRLNGTVSGVKVQ, from the coding sequence ATGGCTTTAAGAGACCGATTACGCGGGTTGTCAGTTCTGGATGCCACTGCTGGCCTGATTGCTCTAGTGGCCGTTGGTGGTGTGCTTTGGAGTCCAAAACTCTCCAATGCGTTAGCCAAAGCAAACGGATCGGTGAAATCCGTGCAGGTCATGGTCGACGTCCGTCGTGTGAGTGCGGCAGACCCGGAAGCTTTGATCCAGGACGCTCTTGCCTCTGGACGGACGAGCATCATCATTCGAAATCAGCCCGCTGGAAGCGTCAAGTTGATTCGCGTCGACGACATCAACCAAGTGCTGGTAGAAGTTCAACCCGATGGATCCGTCGTAACAGCCACTGATCCAAACCCGACGAATGTGGGCACATTGAATGCTCGCTTTGTGCTGGAAGGTGATGCAACAGTTTCAAAATCAGGCGTGGTTCTGGCCGGTACCAAGTTGAAAGTCGGCACACCCGTGGAACTTGAAGGTGCGCTCTACCGCCTGAATGGAACGGTTAGCGGTGTCAAGGTGCAATGA
- a CDS encoding DUF1995 family protein: MSLSVTLPADLVQAEAMTLASLKQALSDRQQRRWTVTWRFEGLRLLKPALRLAKAMEDAGHEVVLGWPDAGSAALAQRESPEMAANCFALKDLMLSSDPEITGRLLLAMGPQPSDYEMVEQICNIWQGAVVLLNGKLEDAGVGIGSVARGRRKGFLSIWRSAFHLEPLAEGALLQNEQEMWHLFKADPDGYRFLGTMPSKPDAEVIAMALSGDGDSLGRQLGAVDRFIEDLRG; the protein is encoded by the coding sequence TTGAGTTTGTCCGTCACCCTTCCTGCCGACCTTGTACAGGCCGAGGCGATGACCCTCGCCTCCCTCAAGCAAGCTCTGAGCGATCGTCAGCAAAGACGCTGGACAGTGACCTGGCGCTTCGAAGGACTCAGGCTCCTAAAACCCGCTTTGCGCCTCGCTAAGGCAATGGAGGATGCAGGACATGAGGTTGTTTTGGGCTGGCCGGATGCAGGTTCAGCGGCTCTGGCGCAGCGAGAAAGCCCTGAAATGGCAGCCAACTGTTTTGCCCTAAAGGATCTGATGCTTTCCAGCGATCCCGAGATCACAGGACGATTGCTCTTGGCTATGGGACCTCAACCCAGCGATTACGAGATGGTCGAGCAGATCTGCAATATCTGGCAGGGAGCGGTGGTTCTTCTCAATGGAAAGCTTGAGGACGCAGGTGTCGGTATTGGCAGTGTCGCCAGGGGCAGACGCAAAGGGTTTCTCTCGATCTGGCGGTCTGCCTTTCACTTAGAGCCGCTAGCTGAAGGAGCACTCCTGCAAAATGAACAGGAGATGTGGCATCTGTTTAAAGCCGATCCTGATGGCTATCGGTTCCTGGGAACCATGCCCTCAAAACCAGACGCCGAAGTGATTGCAATGGCACTCAGCGGTGATGGCGACAGTCTTGGACGCCAATTAGGGGCCGTCGACCGCTTCATCGAAGATCTACGTGGTTGA
- a CDS encoding cysteine desulfurase family protein encodes MTGPEDPYFYLDACATAPLRESVISCMVRAQQDGWGNPSSLHRIGCDAAESLERARLSISASLGAERSDILFSSGATESAHLALIGLAKTQSPGRLVISAVEHPAVAAAAHQLVACGWTVERWPVDAYGQIQMQHLDRLLQPPTKIVSLIWGQSEVGTLQPIQAVGEACRSKHIPFHTDATQVLSQGCPNWSELQVDLLTASAHKCGGPRGIGLLLIRQEIAERIQPLFAGGQQENGLRAGTECPVLAQGMAAAFREIASCQAHQVEASGSGIARLRDALLALLCQNDAIRLSGHPRERLPHHLSVLISDRHGQPMSGRALVRALDREGIAASSGSACSSGRDSDSPVLAAMGVDPAWQRSGLRLSLGNWIDPATLPNINNRIQIAIDRLEHN; translated from the coding sequence ATGACAGGCCCTGAAGACCCCTACTTTTATCTAGATGCGTGTGCCACAGCTCCCCTAAGAGAGAGCGTGATCTCTTGCATGGTCAGGGCGCAGCAGGACGGTTGGGGCAATCCTTCAAGCCTTCATCGGATCGGCTGTGATGCTGCTGAGTCACTGGAACGGGCGCGCCTTTCCATCAGCGCCAGCCTGGGAGCAGAGCGGTCAGACATTTTGTTCAGCTCAGGTGCCACCGAGTCGGCCCATCTCGCCCTGATTGGACTCGCCAAAACCCAATCACCAGGTCGATTGGTGATCTCTGCTGTAGAACATCCCGCTGTTGCGGCGGCGGCTCATCAATTGGTTGCCTGCGGATGGACCGTTGAGCGATGGCCGGTGGATGCCTACGGACAGATCCAAATGCAACATCTGGATCGATTGCTGCAACCACCAACCAAAATCGTGTCCTTGATCTGGGGGCAGAGTGAAGTGGGAACGCTTCAACCGATTCAGGCTGTGGGTGAGGCCTGTCGGTCGAAGCACATTCCATTTCATACCGATGCCACCCAAGTTCTGAGCCAGGGGTGCCCGAATTGGAGTGAGCTTCAAGTTGATCTGTTAACGGCCTCAGCACACAAGTGCGGTGGTCCAAGAGGCATCGGCCTGTTGCTCATCAGACAGGAGATTGCTGAACGCATCCAGCCCTTATTTGCCGGAGGCCAACAAGAAAATGGGCTTCGCGCCGGAACCGAATGCCCCGTCTTAGCTCAAGGGATGGCAGCAGCATTCCGTGAGATCGCTTCTTGTCAGGCGCATCAAGTCGAAGCATCAGGATCTGGGATCGCTCGGTTGCGCGATGCCTTGCTTGCTCTGCTTTGCCAGAACGATGCAATCCGTCTCAGTGGCCATCCCAGAGAGCGTCTGCCGCACCATCTGTCAGTGCTCATCTCCGATCGCCATGGACAGCCCATGTCGGGTCGCGCCTTGGTCCGAGCCCTGGATCGTGAAGGAATCGCAGCGAGTAGTGGCAGTGCCTGTTCCTCCGGTCGCGATAGTGATAGTCCCGTCCTTGCAGCGATGGGGGTGGATCCTGCCTGGCAACGCTCCGGGCTTCGGCTCAGTCTTGGCAACTGGATTGACCCTGCAACATTGCCTAACATCAACAATCGTATTCAGATCGCCATCGACCGTTTGGAACACAATTGA
- the dapF gene encoding diaminopimelate epimerase translates to MLQFSKYQGLGNDFVLLEGRGGQLPLEITEPDPNWVRQLCDRRFGIGGDGLILALPPQHGEELRMRIFNADGSEAEMCGNGIRCLARFLADNDGDQPGRTWRTETMAGVIVPELCEDGQIRVDMGQPFLEPDQVPTTLSKGRSGLPQGEIELQGSTLQLAAVGMGNPHVVVPVQDLKAIPFDTWGSALEIDPLFPAKTNVHFLQVINQHTLEIRVWERGAGPTLACGTGACATLVAARLLGLSESEATVNLPGGPLEINWPDPEGSVFMTGPAVAVFDGVLNPELLPQPRQEQPTAVAGQSTSSTADSSSPSTQVENSLDCANDCKDTCQQPDHCLRDEAQARVQEFLSSTSLDAMINLAGDSLEERTLSRFDRDDRP, encoded by the coding sequence ATGCTGCAGTTCAGCAAGTATCAAGGTTTAGGCAATGACTTCGTGCTGTTGGAAGGCCGCGGTGGGCAACTTCCTCTAGAGATCACGGAGCCAGATCCCAATTGGGTGCGCCAGCTGTGTGATCGCCGTTTTGGGATCGGAGGCGATGGCTTGATTTTGGCCTTGCCTCCACAGCATGGCGAAGAACTACGGATGCGCATTTTTAATGCGGATGGAAGCGAGGCCGAAATGTGCGGCAACGGCATTCGCTGCTTAGCCCGTTTTCTTGCAGATAACGATGGAGATCAGCCAGGTCGGACTTGGAGAACCGAAACCATGGCTGGCGTGATCGTGCCTGAACTATGTGAAGACGGACAGATCAGGGTCGATATGGGTCAGCCATTCCTTGAACCGGATCAAGTTCCAACCACACTCTCAAAAGGACGGTCTGGACTGCCTCAAGGAGAGATCGAACTCCAGGGCAGCACCCTTCAGCTCGCCGCTGTGGGGATGGGCAATCCCCATGTGGTCGTTCCGGTGCAAGACCTCAAAGCCATTCCCTTTGACACATGGGGATCTGCGCTTGAGATCGATCCTTTGTTTCCAGCCAAAACGAATGTTCACTTCCTGCAGGTAATCAATCAGCACACCCTTGAGATCCGCGTTTGGGAGCGCGGAGCAGGTCCAACCCTTGCGTGCGGCACGGGTGCCTGCGCCACGCTGGTTGCGGCAAGGCTGCTCGGGTTATCGGAATCGGAGGCCACTGTGAACCTTCCAGGCGGGCCACTCGAGATCAACTGGCCTGATCCCGAAGGGTCCGTTTTTATGACCGGACCCGCCGTAGCAGTTTTTGATGGCGTTCTTAATCCTGAATTACTTCCACAGCCAAGACAAGAACAGCCAACTGCAGTTGCTGGACAATCAACGTCATCTACCGCTGATTCCTCCTCACCATCAACGCAGGTTGAGAACAGCTTGGACTGCGCGAATGATTGCAAAGACACCTGCCAGCAACCAGACCATTGCCTACGCGATGAAGCCCAAGCTCGCGTCCAAGAATTTTTGTCGTCAACCTCTCTAGACGCCATGATCAACCTCGCTGGCGACTCCCTCGAAGAGCGAACCTTGTCCCGCTTTGATCGTGATGACAGGCCCTGA
- the leuS gene encoding leucine--tRNA ligase — protein sequence MTASSSPSASPASSAPDRYQPFALEERWQVLWNDQRLYETQDPKPGQRPFYALSMFPYPSGTLHMGHVRNYVITDVIARVQRMRGDAVLHPMGWDAFGLPAENAAIERKIEPGVWTDSNIAQMRGQLSRLGLSIDWDRELATCHSDYYRWTQWLFLELHAGGLAYQKDATVNWDPVDQTVLANEQVDAEGRSWRSGALVEKRDLRQWFLRITDYADALLDDLDQLQGWPERVRTMQANWIGRSIGAEIDFQVEAHPGTSITVFTTRPDTLFGVSYLVLAPDNALVDQLTTSDERISVTAFRELMAELSQEERTSEDQPKRGVPTGAIAINPANGESIPIWIADYVLADYGTGAVMGVPAHDVRDFTFARQHELPVQRVIEVAGTNEHLNDGEAWTGPGSLIHSAGFSGLTNEEAKTAITNHGAENGWARAKRQYRLRDWLISRQRYWGCPIPIIHCDDCGAVPVPRDQLPVELPTGVDLKGSGGSPLACAEDWVSVSCPKCGKPARRETDTMDTFMCSSWYFLRFADPHNRELPFDATSVNRWLPVKQYVGGIEHAILHLLYARFFTKALKDRDLLEAKEPFERLLTQGMVQGTTYRNPRTGRYVSPKAVKDESNPLDPDDGGPLEVSFEKMSKSKHNGVDPAAVIDRYGADTARMFILFKAPPEKDLEWDDADVEGQFRFLQRLWRLVDAQVKHVAVSPATGESDSDMRRAVHQAIKAVSEDLSDDFQFNTAISELMKLSNALSSGLAQASAGVRQEAMSALVRLLAPFAPHLAEEFWQQLGGEDSVHLQPWPDHDPAALVLESIEVVIQVKGKVRGSMSVAVDCSKEELERLALASDVAQRWLEGKPPRRVIVVPGKLVNLVPSS from the coding sequence GTGACGGCTTCCTCGTCCCCATCCGCCAGCCCAGCCTCTTCGGCCCCTGATCGGTATCAACCCTTTGCGCTTGAAGAGCGATGGCAAGTGCTTTGGAACGACCAGCGGCTCTATGAAACGCAGGACCCGAAGCCAGGCCAGCGACCTTTCTATGCCTTGTCGATGTTTCCGTATCCCTCGGGAACGCTTCACATGGGACATGTTCGCAATTACGTCATTACGGATGTGATTGCTCGGGTGCAACGCATGCGAGGAGATGCGGTGCTTCATCCCATGGGTTGGGATGCTTTTGGCTTACCAGCTGAAAATGCTGCGATTGAACGAAAGATCGAACCCGGCGTTTGGACAGACAGCAACATCGCTCAGATGCGTGGACAGTTGAGTCGCCTGGGGTTGTCAATCGACTGGGATCGTGAGCTAGCAACCTGTCACAGCGATTACTACCGCTGGACTCAATGGCTGTTCCTGGAACTTCATGCCGGCGGGCTTGCTTACCAAAAGGACGCCACTGTCAACTGGGATCCCGTTGATCAAACGGTGCTTGCCAATGAGCAAGTGGATGCAGAGGGACGCTCCTGGCGCTCTGGAGCGTTGGTGGAAAAGCGGGACTTGCGCCAATGGTTTTTACGCATCACTGATTACGCCGACGCCCTGCTTGATGATCTTGATCAACTTCAGGGTTGGCCTGAACGCGTCCGCACCATGCAGGCCAATTGGATTGGCCGTTCCATTGGTGCGGAGATCGATTTCCAAGTTGAAGCCCATCCAGGCACTTCAATCACTGTTTTTACAACGCGTCCTGACACGTTGTTTGGAGTGAGCTATCTCGTATTGGCTCCTGATAACGCTCTCGTCGATCAACTCACCACAAGCGATGAACGGATCTCGGTGACTGCGTTCAGGGAGCTTATGGCTGAATTGAGTCAAGAGGAGCGTACCTCTGAAGATCAACCAAAACGTGGAGTTCCCACCGGTGCGATAGCCATTAATCCAGCCAATGGTGAATCGATTCCCATTTGGATTGCCGATTACGTGCTGGCTGATTACGGCACTGGAGCTGTCATGGGGGTACCGGCCCATGATGTTCGAGATTTTACATTTGCTCGGCAACATGAATTACCCGTTCAACGGGTCATTGAAGTTGCAGGAACCAATGAGCATCTCAATGACGGCGAAGCATGGACGGGACCAGGCAGCTTGATTCACAGCGCTGGTTTTAGTGGATTAACGAATGAAGAGGCTAAAACTGCGATAACAAATCATGGGGCCGAGAACGGTTGGGCTCGGGCTAAACGCCAATACAGGCTTCGCGATTGGTTGATTTCCCGTCAGAGATATTGGGGATGTCCGATCCCAATTATTCATTGTGATGATTGTGGTGCTGTTCCAGTTCCCCGTGATCAGCTTCCTGTGGAATTGCCAACTGGGGTTGATCTCAAAGGTTCGGGAGGATCTCCCCTCGCATGTGCTGAGGATTGGGTCAGTGTGAGCTGTCCCAAGTGTGGAAAACCTGCTCGCCGCGAGACCGACACGATGGACACTTTTATGTGTTCATCGTGGTATTTCCTGCGTTTTGCAGACCCTCATAATCGAGAGCTTCCATTTGATGCAACCTCGGTTAATCGATGGTTGCCGGTTAAGCAGTATGTGGGGGGAATTGAGCATGCAATTCTTCACTTATTGTATGCGCGCTTTTTTACAAAGGCATTGAAAGATCGTGATTTACTAGAGGCAAAGGAACCTTTTGAACGCTTGCTAACGCAAGGCATGGTGCAGGGCACCACCTACCGCAATCCGAGAACAGGGCGTTATGTCTCCCCGAAAGCGGTGAAAGATGAATCCAACCCCCTCGATCCGGATGACGGTGGACCTTTGGAGGTTTCGTTCGAGAAAATGTCTAAGTCGAAGCACAACGGGGTGGATCCTGCTGCTGTGATCGATCGCTACGGCGCCGATACCGCTCGGATGTTCATTCTCTTCAAAGCGCCTCCAGAAAAGGATTTGGAATGGGACGACGCGGATGTGGAGGGTCAATTCCGTTTCTTGCAGCGTCTTTGGCGTCTAGTGGATGCGCAGGTCAAGCATGTTGCAGTCTCCCCTGCCACAGGCGAATCAGACAGTGACATGCGTCGGGCCGTTCACCAGGCCATCAAGGCTGTTAGCGAGGATCTCAGTGATGACTTTCAGTTCAATACGGCGATTTCTGAGCTGATGAAGCTGAGCAATGCCCTCTCTTCTGGCTTAGCTCAAGCCTCTGCTGGTGTGCGGCAAGAAGCGATGTCTGCTCTCGTACGTTTACTGGCGCCCTTTGCGCCTCACTTGGCCGAGGAGTTTTGGCAACAACTAGGCGGTGAAGACAGTGTTCACCTTCAGCCATGGCCAGACCATGACCCTGCTGCTCTTGTCTTGGAGTCCATTGAAGTGGTGATTCAAGTCAAAGGAAAGGTGCGGGGATCGATGTCCGTAGCCGTGGATTGCAGCAAAGAAGAGCTAGAGCGTCTGGCTCTTGCCAGCGACGTGGCCCAACGCTGGCTGGAAGGCAAGCCCCCTAGACGCGTGATTGTGGTTCCAGGAAAGCTCGTCAACCTGGTGCCGAGCTCCTAA
- a CDS encoding glucose-6-phosphate isomerase, whose translation MSFPDFSSIDSQTQWQRFCDLLWYHDDLGLWLDVSRMHLNSSDLEALTPRLEQAFKAMEALEGGAIANADEQRQVGHYWLRQPQLAPDQQVGVSISAEIDAIDQFGKSILAGSIQAPNGQSFTDVLWIGIGGSALGPLLMVRALQDHEVGLPFHFFDNVDPNGMSRVLQSLGERLRTTLVITVSKSGGTPEPHLGMEQARHRLEAAGGIWPGQAVVVTMAGSKLDQQAEKENWLQRFDMFDWIGGRTSITSAVGLLPGALIGCDIRGFLAGAAQMDEATRCPDVRRNPSALMAAAWYAAGEGKGKRDMVVLPYRDRLEVFSRYLQQLVMESLGKHLDRDGQEVHQGIAVYGNKGSTDQHAYVQQLRDGIDNFFVTFIEVLRDVDDIPAIEGERPGDFLDGFLQGTRSALTEGGRQSLSISMRSFDARRLGALIALFERTVGLYGELVNVNAYHQQGVEAGKKAAAAILNLQKQVEDVLSDGVSRSALDIQKAVGSGTEEAIFWILRHLTGNDRGYVAQGSWDSPASLRFSKG comes from the coding sequence ATGAGCTTCCCGGATTTCAGCTCCATCGATAGCCAGACCCAGTGGCAACGCTTTTGCGATTTGCTTTGGTATCACGACGATCTCGGCCTCTGGCTTGATGTCAGTCGGATGCATCTCAACAGTTCTGATCTCGAGGCGCTCACTCCCCGTCTGGAACAAGCGTTTAAGGCGATGGAGGCCTTGGAAGGAGGTGCGATCGCCAACGCCGATGAGCAACGTCAAGTTGGCCACTATTGGTTGCGTCAGCCGCAACTAGCGCCGGATCAACAGGTTGGGGTGAGCATCTCTGCTGAAATTGATGCCATCGATCAATTTGGCAAATCGATTCTTGCTGGATCCATTCAGGCTCCGAACGGACAGTCCTTTACCGATGTCCTTTGGATCGGAATCGGAGGGAGTGCTCTTGGTCCTCTGCTCATGGTTCGAGCTCTTCAGGACCATGAAGTAGGCCTGCCGTTCCACTTTTTCGACAACGTGGACCCCAATGGCATGAGCCGGGTTCTTCAAAGCCTGGGTGAACGTCTCCGTACAACGCTGGTGATCACAGTGAGCAAGTCGGGGGGAACACCGGAGCCTCATCTCGGCATGGAACAAGCCAGACACCGCCTCGAAGCTGCAGGAGGCATTTGGCCAGGGCAAGCAGTCGTGGTCACCATGGCGGGCAGCAAGCTCGATCAGCAAGCTGAAAAAGAAAACTGGCTTCAGCGCTTCGACATGTTCGACTGGATTGGAGGTCGAACAAGCATCACGAGTGCTGTTGGTTTATTACCTGGCGCTTTGATCGGTTGCGATATCCGTGGCTTCTTGGCAGGTGCCGCTCAAATGGATGAAGCCACGCGCTGTCCAGATGTGCGCCGCAATCCATCAGCACTCATGGCAGCGGCCTGGTATGCCGCCGGCGAGGGCAAAGGCAAACGCGACATGGTCGTGCTCCCTTACCGAGATCGTCTTGAGGTTTTCAGTCGTTACCTCCAACAGCTGGTGATGGAATCGCTCGGTAAACACCTTGATCGCGATGGCCAGGAAGTGCATCAGGGAATTGCTGTGTATGGAAACAAGGGATCAACCGACCAACACGCCTACGTTCAGCAGTTGCGTGACGGTATCGATAATTTTTTCGTGACCTTCATCGAAGTCCTGCGTGATGTTGATGACATCCCTGCGATCGAGGGTGAGCGCCCTGGAGATTTCCTCGATGGGTTCCTGCAAGGAACGCGCTCAGCACTCACGGAAGGAGGGCGGCAAAGCCTGAGTATCAGCATGCGGAGCTTTGATGCCCGCCGTCTCGGAGCACTGATCGCCTTGTTTGAGCGGACCGTTGGTTTGTATGGGGAATTGGTCAATGTGAATGCCTATCACCAGCAAGGTGTCGAAGCAGGCAAAAAAGCCGCTGCCGCCATTCTCAATTTGCAAAAGCAAGTAGAAGATGTCCTCTCTGACGGAGTGTCCAGGTCTGCATTGGACATCCAGAAGGCCGTTGGATCAGGCACCGAAGAAGCCATTTTTTGGATCCTGCGTCATCTCACAGGTAACGATCGTGGATACGTGGCACAGGGAAGCTGGGACAGTCCAGCCTCACTGCGCTTCAGCAAAGGTTGA
- a CDS encoding helicase DnaB, with product MSFFGRQVVAIAGVLGFICLSVAHLRNPAQLPLVDAEIQTQPLQGDPSVFSPEELLLLQRRFGVHGPQTRLAQLFTRGMDQFQPLRTQTVNRLQDLKPVIKRESRRYRVNPMLVTAILFDEIQHSKPGEDLPFVVHSGLVSTHGPAQLGISELIHQGRLPLQPSKIEIAEARNLLMNSEANVELLAAKIARLKKELGLSPDQVLIASRSYVDAKAIATLAYLHNGKLDYPRRVLRYMQDTELHGLIYSERRPITQPLV from the coding sequence GTGAGCTTTTTTGGACGTCAGGTTGTTGCCATAGCGGGAGTTTTGGGCTTCATCTGTTTGTCCGTTGCTCACCTTCGCAACCCCGCACAACTTCCCTTAGTCGATGCTGAGATCCAGACGCAGCCTCTGCAGGGTGATCCGAGTGTCTTCAGCCCAGAAGAGCTTTTGCTGCTGCAGCGTCGTTTTGGAGTCCATGGACCACAGACGCGACTCGCTCAGTTGTTCACTCGGGGCATGGACCAATTCCAGCCTCTGCGCACTCAAACGGTCAATCGACTTCAAGACCTGAAGCCCGTTATTAAGCGGGAATCGCGACGTTATCGGGTCAATCCGATGCTAGTAACAGCAATCTTGTTTGATGAAATACAGCATTCCAAGCCGGGAGAAGATCTGCCCTTTGTTGTGCATTCCGGACTTGTGTCAACGCACGGCCCTGCTCAGCTTGGAATTAGTGAGTTAATTCATCAAGGTCGACTTCCCTTGCAACCATCAAAAATTGAAATCGCTGAAGCGAGAAATCTTTTGATGAATTCCGAAGCGAATGTTGAATTACTTGCAGCAAAGATAGCTCGCCTCAAAAAAGAATTAGGCCTCTCTCCTGATCAAGTTTTAATTGCGAGTCGTTCGTATGTTGATGCCAAAGCAATTGCAACCTTGGCGTACCTCCATAATGGCAAGCTTGATTATCCAAGACGTGTGTTGCGATACATGCAAGATACTGAGTTGCACGGCCTAATCTATTCTGAGCGTCGTCCAATCACACAGCCTTTGGTTTAA
- a CDS encoding N-acetylmuramoyl-L-alanine amidase, with protein MVFNRVTEIWKRLQTQSSRRSSTVILCSGTLVVGMGALAWLSNDQSVALKERSPSLLDLLDQVGSEANLERKKVEQTKPPLPPRAISWSSPLAKQCSGFDSKVKKRLKAQQGTLKQRRVSVATDPSNFGKRFRMNPWGESLNPDPRVVVLHETVYSLDSAVNTFMTPHPRDPDQVSYHTVIGLDGKIVDLVDPLKRAYGAGYSAFLGEWAVTNAKIRGSVNNFALHLSLETPFDGENSRSSHSGYSSAQYDSLALVLKDWIDRFGFTPAAITTHRHVDLGGERGDPRSFDWEELQIRLGALEALCPS; from the coding sequence ATGGTTTTCAATCGTGTAACTGAAATCTGGAAGCGACTGCAGACTCAATCATCACGTCGTAGCTCCACTGTCATTCTTTGTAGTGGCACTCTTGTTGTTGGCATGGGTGCGCTGGCCTGGTTGAGCAATGATCAAAGTGTTGCACTAAAAGAAAGGAGTCCATCTCTCCTCGATCTTCTCGATCAAGTTGGCAGCGAGGCGAATCTAGAGCGTAAAAAAGTTGAGCAAACCAAACCACCGCTACCCCCTAGGGCGATCTCCTGGTCGTCGCCCCTGGCTAAACAATGTTCAGGTTTTGACTCCAAGGTGAAAAAAAGGCTTAAAGCACAACAAGGCACCCTGAAGCAAAGACGTGTTTCTGTAGCAACAGATCCTTCTAATTTCGGAAAACGCTTCAGAATGAATCCATGGGGAGAGTCTCTTAATCCAGATCCACGCGTCGTTGTCCTTCATGAAACGGTGTACTCGCTTGATTCGGCAGTGAATACCTTTATGACTCCTCATCCCAGAGATCCAGACCAAGTGAGCTATCACACAGTGATTGGGCTTGATGGAAAAATCGTTGATCTTGTTGATCCACTCAAACGTGCCTATGGTGCTGGCTATTCAGCTTTTCTGGGTGAATGGGCTGTAACCAATGCAAAAATAAGGGGCTCCGTTAATAACTTTGCACTTCACTTAAGCCTTGAAACGCCTTTTGATGGCGAAAATAGCAGATCTAGCCATAGCGGATACTCATCAGCTCAATATGACTCACTGGCACTTGTATTGAAAGACTGGATCGATCGTTTTGGATTTACTCCAGCAGCCATTACGACCCACCGTCATGTAGATCTTGGTGGAGAACGTGGTGATCCAAGAAGTTTTGATTGGGAAGAACTTCAAATCCGACTTGGTGCTTTAGAAGCGCTTTGTCCTTCTTGA